GCGCTCGCCCATTCGCTCGAGGTTCGTCCACCCGCCGCCGGTGACGTGTGCCGCCGCACGCACGCCGTGTTCGCGCATCGGCTCGAGCAGGTCCGTGTAGATCCGGGTCGGTCGGAGCAGTTCCTCGCCGATAGTCACGTCGGAGTTCGGCGGGAACGGATCGGTGTAGTCGTGTTCTCGGGTCGCCGCCTCGCGAGCGAGCGTCAGCCCGTTCGAGTGGATTCCGTTCGAGGGGAAGCCGACGAGCGCGTCGCCGACCCGGGCCTCGCCCTCGAAGATCTCCCCCTTCTCCGCGAGCCCGGCGCAGGTGCCCGCGAGGTCGAAACCGGAGACGACCTCGGGCATGACCGCCGTCTCGCCGCCGAGCAGCGTGAGGTCGGCCTCCTCGAGGCCGACCGCCAGCCCCTCGCCGATCTCGTTCGTGAGGTCGTCGTCGGGCTCGTCGACCGCGAGGTAGTCGACGAAGGCGACGGGTTCGACGCCCGCCGCGACGAGGTCGTTGACGTTCATCGCGATGCAGTCGATGCCGATCGTCGAGAAGTCCTCGATCGCCTCGGCGACCAGGAGCTTGGTGCCGACGCCGTCCGTCGCGAGCGCGAGGTAGCGGTCCCCGATGTCGAGCAAGCCGGCGTACTCGGTGGTCAGATCGCTCCCGAAGGCCTCGAGCAGCGCCGCCGTCGCGTCCTCGCTGGCCCCGATGTCGACGCCGGTGTCGGCGTAGGTGAGTCGCTCGCCGTCGGTGTCGTCGTCCGCTGAGCGCGTCATACTCCAACGACTGCGTGGGGTGTGCAAAAGATCACCGGTCCGGGCGGCGAACCGCTAGAAGGGAAACCCGAACACCAGGTAGAATCCCGCCAGAACCACCAGACTCAGCCCGAAGACGGCGGCGAAGACGAGCTTGTTCCACTCGAGGACGGACTTTCCGTCGAGCGGGCCGAAGGGGATCATATTGAACGCGGCCAGGAAGAGGTTGATAAGGACCCCGAGGTGGCCGACCAGCTCGAGGATGCCCGGGAAGAGCATCAGTGGGAGGAACAGCAGCGCGAGCAGGTGGTTGGTCACCGGCCCCGCGATCGCGATCAGGCCGTTCTCGCGCTTCGTGATCCGACCGCGGTGGTAGACCGCGCCGGGGGCAGCGAAGAGGAAGCCGATCAGCGCGCTCATGATCGCCAGGAACAGCATCTGGTAGTCCGCTCGGAACTCCGCGGTCTGGCCGTGTTCGATCGCGACGACTTTGTGGGCGAGTTCGTGCAGCAGGAAGGCGACGCCGACGGTGACGAAGCTCAGCCCGATCATCGTGACGAAGTGACCGACGCCGACGTCTACGACGTGAATCGGCGCCAGCAACAGCGCGAAGGCCACGCTCAGGGTGACCCACGCCGCCGCGAGGTCGAACAGCTCCTTGTCGCTGAAGGAGAGCTCCGAGGTGGTATCGGTTCGGTAGCTCACGTTATCACCCCTCTGATCAGCTCGAGGCTGTTCTCGGCGCCGCGGATCAGCTCGTTCATCAGCGCGTCGACGCCGCCGACCTCCGGCGCCAGCCAGGGGAGGACGACGAGCGGGAACAGCACGGTCGCGATCATGCTCCCGACGTTAGTCAGCGCGACGATCATGATCAGCCGGAACAGCGGCACGTCGAACATCTCCTCGAGCGCGTCGCTCATCGATCGCTCGGTGTCACCGATGATGGTGTTGAGCGTCTGGATGTCCCGGACGTTGACCGGACGATGTTTGAGTTCGACGTAGCCGGCGAACCAGCCTGGCGCCAGCAGCGGGTTGATGCTGGTGAGCCAGGCGACCGAGCCGCCGACGCCCGCGCTGGTCCAGCGAGCGCCGGCCAGCCGAGCCAGCGTGAACGCGAAGATCCCGTTGAACAGGAACCACGCCAGGAAGAGCTGAAGCAGGAAGGTGTTCTGGACTCCCGCCATGATCAGCAGGAAGAAGAACGCGAGGAAGCCGACCGTCGCCAGATAGCCGACGATCTTCACCGGCGAGAATCGTCGTCCCGACGCCGTCCCGGTCAGCGACTCCATCGGGGGGAGCTCGTTGGGATTCCGGAGATACCGTTCGATACCGGCCTTGTGGCCGGCGCCGACGACGGCGACCACGTGGTATCCCTGCTCTCGAAGCCCGTGGAGCTTGTGTGCGATGTAGGCGTCGCGTTCGTCGATCAGGGCGTTGGCGCCCCGCGGACTGAACCGGCGGAACTCCTCCATCATCGCCGCGACGACGTCGCCGTCGGTCATCTCCTCGATATCGATCTCGTCGATCTCCTCGACGTCGCCGCCGAGCGCCTCGAGGACCGTCCCGAGGACGGCCCCGACGGCGACGCCGACGCCGAGTCCCGCGAGGGAACCGACGGTTCCGCGGAGAACGTAGCCGCCCGCGCTCTCGAAGGTGGTCGCCGAGAACGGGCCGACGAACGTGTTCGTCCAGACCACCGCGAGACAGCCGGCGATACCGACGACGACGCCCGCGAGCAGCCGAATCGAGAAGCCGCTGGCGAGTCCGCCGGTGTACCGGTTCGCCGACTCGATCGAGGGCAGAAAGATCAGCCCGAGGAGCAGTCCGCCGACGATACCGACGCCGCCGGCACCGACGTACTGCAGCGTCCCGGCACCGGTGATGCCGAGCGACAGTAGCTCGCCGAAGCCGAACAGCGGCGCCAGGAACGCCCCGAAGATGAGGCCGAGGGCTAGACCGATCGTCGCCCCGAAGGTCAACCCGATCGTCCGCGGATCGGTGACGCCGAGCGCGAGGCCGCCGACCATCTTCAGCTTCTCGGTGAACGAGAGCCGACTCCAGAACCGCTGGATCGTTATCTGGATGTCCCGGTCGACCAGGGCGACCCCGCTTCCGTTTCGTTCGGCGGCGTCGATCGCGGCCCGCATGTCCGCACCCGGTTCGATGTCGAACCTGTTGCCGAGCCTGGACTGGACGTACGAGAGCATCCAGTAGGCCAGAAACTGAAAGACTGTGTTTCCTGAAAGGAGGTCCTTCGCTTCGATGTCGTCGGGGGCACCGCCCTGCATCTGGCGGTACCGGCTCTCGTCTAGTTCGACGGCAACGACGTCCGGATCCGCTTCGTCGACGGTTTCGTGTACGTCGTCGACGCTCGCCTGGGAGACGTGTGCCGTCCCCAGTACGTCGACGGAGCCACGCCCCTCCGAACCGGGATCGGGTGGCTCCGGGACGTCGGCGTCGCCTGCATCACTCATTAGGGGAGTCAACTCGGCGACGACTTTTACCAGTATCGAAGAAGAGAACGTTACGCACACCCACACCGGCCGGCCCACCCGGCAAACCTAATTGCGGGCGTAGGCAACCCCCCGTCGATGACCGATCTGATGGAGACGCTGGTCGAGAACCGGGAGATGGTGCAACCGAACCACGCGAATATGCTCGAGGTCGCCCACGGAGGAAACGTGATGAAGTGGATGGACGAGATCGGCGCGATGTCCGCGATGCGGTTTTCGGGAGAGACCTGCGTCACCGCCCGGGTCAACCGGATGGATTTCGAGCGGCCGATTCCGGTCGGCGACACGGCGTTCATCACCGCGTACGTCTACGACGCGGGTACCTCGAGCATCAAGGTTCGCCTGATCACCGAGCGCGAAGACCTGCGGACGCGGGAGCGCGAGAAGACCACCGAGTCCTACTTCGTTTACGTCGCGATCGACGACGAGAACCGGCCGACGACGGTCCCGGAGCTAACCGTGAGTTCAGACGAGAGCGAGCGTCTTCGGCGGGCGGCTCTCGAGGGCGAAAACGGGGACTCCTGACCGCGGACGGAGCGGAGTTTCGGTTCGATAGTATCGACGGCGAACGAAGGTGCAGGTATCGGAACGGATAACCGGAGCATACCGGCGAAAAAAGCTAAAGCGGTACTGGGCCAATGGCCGGCATGGTCGCGCTGGACACGGTCTTCGAACTACTTCGAGACGAGCGGCGGCGGCGGTACGTCCTCTACTATCTCAACGATCGGGACGGTCCGGTGTCGGTCAGAGAACTCGTCACGGTGATCGACGAGTGGGAGGACGATCCGGCCGGCCGTCACGACTCCCTGGACACGTTCGAGGAGATTATGGTCGAGTTGAAACACGTTCACCTGCCCCGTTCGTCGGAGGTCGAGTTCATCCAGTACGATCCGGACCAGGGGCTCATCCAGATCCAGGGGTCGCCGCGGGAGTTCGACGCTCTCGTGACGGTCGCCCGGCTGATCGAGAAGCCGGATCAGTAGAGGTCCCGCAGGCCCTCTCGAGTGCGCTCGCCTCCGAGTCGCAGTTCAGGTTGCGGGCCGCTCACGACCGACCGTTCACGATCGACGAGCCGACCACGGTCGCGATCGCGCGACGTTTCAGGAGCGCGAAGCCGAGTGCGACCAGTCCGAAGCCGACGATCGCCAGCGCGCTGATCGACTCCCCGAGCACGAGGACGCCGACGATCGTCGCGACCACCGGAACCAGGTACGCGACGAGCGCCGCCTCGAACGCGCCGTTCTCCTCGAGAATGGTGAAGTAGATCAGGAAGGCGATCGCGGTCGAGAACACGCCGAGGTAGACGATCGCGCCGATCGCCGCCGGGGCGGTCGCGTCCGTTCCGGGGAGTTCGCCGAGCCAGAGGCTGACGGCGTGCAGGACGAGCGCGCCGACGAACATCGACCAGCCGGTCAGCGAGACCCGTCCGATGTCCGGCCCGGCCCGCTGGACGAGGACGCCGCCGAGGGCGACGCTCGCGACCTGCCCGACGATAATCAGCCGAGCGAGCGTGTCGCCCGCCAGCAGGTCGTTCGGATCCGGCTGGACGACGAACCCGATTCCGAGGAAGCCGACGGCCACTCCGGCGGCGCCGATCCCGGAGAGGCGCTCGCCGAGCAGCGCGAGCGCCCACAGCGCGGTGAAGATCGGAACTAACCCCTGGATGATCGCGGCGACGCCGCTCGGGACGGTCTGCTGACCGACGAACAGCAGGCCGTTCCCGGCGACCAGGAACAGCCCGCCCCCCGCGATGGCGGCCAGGTTGTTTCGACCGCGAGGCCACCAGTCGTCGGTTCGGACGACGGCGTAGCCGAGGAGCAGGACCGCGGCGGTGTCGTACCGGGTGGCGGCGAACAGGATCGGCGGAAGGTATTCGAGGCCGACGGAGATCGCCGGAAACGAGAGCCCCCACAGCACGGAGAGCAGCAGGAACAGCGAGACGTCGAGAAAGCGGATCACGCAGGACGATACGCACGATTCCCGTAAGATGGTAGCGATTCCGGCACGACCCGCTGAGACCGTCCAGCTCGACTACAGCAGGCTCTCGACGTCGGCGAGCGACTCGAGGACGTGATCCGGTTCGACGGCCGCCGACTCGAGGTCCGCCCGATCCGTGACGCCGGTGAGGACGACGGCGGTCGTCATCCCCGCCCGATTCCCGAGTTCGATATCGGTGTCGAGGCGGTCGCCGACGACGAGCGTCCGTTCCGGGTCGGCCCCGAGGTAGTTCATCGCCGCCGTCGCCGCGACGCTCGAGGGCTTGCCGAGGATCGCGTCGGGTTCGCGACCGGCGACGGCCTCCATCGCGGCGAGGATCGCTCCCGATCCCGGGATCAGCCCGTCGTCGACCGGAATCGTCACGTCGGGGTCGGTGCCGTAGAACGAGGCGCCGTCCTCGAGCGCCCGCAGAGACTCCCACAGCGTGCCGTACGAGAAGTCGCTGTCGAACGAGCCGAGCACCACGTCGGCCGCCTCGGGATCGTCCGTCAGCTCGACCATCGCGTCCGCGAGGATCGACTCGAGACGGTCGTCGCCGACGAGATAGACCGTCTCGTTGGGATGAGTCGACGCGAGATACTCCGCCGACACCGTCGCCGACGTGAGGACGGCCGTCGGATCGATGTCGATTCCGTGTGGCTCGAGTTTGCTCCGGTAGTGAGCGCTGCCGCGCGTCGGGTTGTTCGAGAAGAGCAATCGCGAACAGCCGGCCGCCTCGAGCGCCGCCAGCCCGTCGGTCACGTCGGGCAGGAGTTCCTCGCCCCGGACGATCGTGCCGTCGACGTCGAGAATCGCCGCCTCGTACTCGGTCATCCCGCAGTGCTACGTACGGCCCTGGATTGAGTGTTCGGATCCGCGAACCGAGAGCGGCAGGTATTTGCCCGACCTGTCCCGTACGATCGTCGAGAGACCACCGTCGGATGACACTCGTCCCGCTGCTCGTCGACGTCGGAACCGCCCTCGAGGAAGCGACCGGAATCCTCCAGTACGTCCTCGTCTTTCTCTTCGCGGCGATTCCGGTGATCGAGATCCTCGTCGTCGTGCCGATCGCGATCGGTCTCGGGCTCAATCCGGTGGCGACGGGGGTCGTAGCGTTCGCCGGCAACGTCGGCTCGGTGTACGCGTTGCTCCTGTTCTCCCGACGGATCGTGGCGTGGTGGACCGGCCGCCGGGGGAACGACGGGGAACCGAGCGATCGGTACGCTCGAGCGCGACGACTCTGGGATCGGTACGGACTCCCCGGCGTCGCACTGGGCGGCCCGATACTGACCGGCGTCCACGTCGCCGCGCTCGTCGCGCTGCTGGCCGGGAGCCGGAGCCGCACCGTCGCGGTCTGGATGACGATCGGCATCGCCGTCTGGACGGTCCTTCTGGTTCTCGGCTCGGTCGCCGGCTTCTCGCTGCTGGGAGTCGTGTGACCGCCCGCCGCCGGTGTGGGAATTCTTATCCGGCGACCCGGCGTACGACGGAGTATGGGACTCGAGGTCGAAGCCCCCGATCCGCCGGAACTGTCGTTCGTCGATCCGAACGAGTACGACGACGCCACGATCAGCGCCGACGACCCGACCGAGATCGACTACCGCCGGGAGGAACTTCAGGAGTTCCTCCGCGAGGGCGCCTGGGAGGAGGCGTTCGACGAGTGGCTCGAGGACACCGACCTCGAGGAACGCGAGTACGGAATCGCCCGCGACCTCGATCTCTTCTCGGGGTTCGACTTCTTCTGGGACGACTTCGCCGACCGCGTCGGCTACCACGCACCCGGCATTCCGGAGGACTGGCAGGAACGCGAGTACCACCCGGGGCTCGATACGTGGGGCACCGTCTCGTCGATAAACGCCGAGTTGACCGAGTTCGGCCAGATCGTCTCGATCGTCCTCAAGGAGGAGTACATCGACTGGGAGGCCGAGTACGAGCCACCGGAGGACCTGCCGGACTTCGACTGATCGGCTCGAGTCGGCCCATCGAACCGGCGGTGTGACTACCCGCACGGAACCGCGATATTCTGGAGGGCGCTATCGCAGTCCGGACACGATCCGAGCGAGTCGGTTCGTTCCCGATATCCACTGCGACGACACTCGTAGTGCGATTCGGCCGGCGTGTACGGGTCGGTGAATACCGCGGCGAGACGGGAACGGTTCGCACGACAGGAGCGCGGTTCGGAGCGAGCGAAGCAAGCGAGAACCGCGGACGGCGCGATCGGTGTATGAATCGTTTCAGTTGTTACTATGGGCTACATCGTCGAGACAGCCACCAGGAGCGGACGGTTCCGAACCTCCCTGTTACTGCGTCGCAGCGATCGCAAACGTCTCGGGTCGCTCTCGAGCGGACTCGATCGCGAACCCGGCCGCCTCGAGCTGGGCGACGGCCTCCTCGAGCGAGAACCGTTCCGTGATCGGCGGGCCGGACTCACCGGATCCGTCGGCCGACCAGTCGACGGTCGCCAGCCGTCCGCCGGGACGGAGCACGCGTGCGAGTTCGGCGAACGCATCGTCCGAAGAATACTCGTGGTGCGTCATCGTCGAAAACGCCCCGTCGAGGTGGTCGTCTTCGAAGGGAAGCGACGCGACCTCGGTCGTCACGAACTCGACGTTCTGCGGAACCCCTTTCTCTCGATACTGATCGTGCATCGCCGCCTGAACGTCGACCGCGTAGATCGCGTCGACGAACGGTGCGACGTCGTCCGTGTAGAATCCGGTTCCCGAACCGAGATCGGCGACGACGTCCTCGCCGGTCGGCGCGAGCATCTCGAGCAGTTCTTCGCGCGAGCAGTACCGGTACCGCGACGGGTCCTCGAGCGCGTCGGCGCGCTCGATCGGATACGTGTGAAAGCCCATACTGCCGTTCGGACCCGACGGTACTTCCCGGTTTCTGGAGCCTGCGGCGCCGTCGTGCCGTAGGTTCAGTTGTTTGACCAGTTCGGCGATCGGACGGGTCGGGGCGGTCTATCAGTCGTAGAGCGCGTCTCGAGCGTCGGCCTCGCTCGCGACGTCCGGGTGGATTCGCTCCTCGTTCATCGCGTCGACGCAGCACGAGAGACAGAGGAGCTGGTAGTAGTTCGGGCCCTGCCAGGTCTCGCGCTCCAGCCACCACCCCTCGACGTCCTCGCCGTCGACCATCCGGTCGCAAGCCCGGCAGGGTTTCGACGTGCACTGCGGGTTCGGTCTCGGGAAGTACGTGTCCATACGGGGTCGGTCTCGAGAGGACCTTATTGTTAATGTGACGACTAGTCGGGCGCTCGTGGTCGCTTCCCGTCGGAAGGCACCCACCCGACGGTCGAGGGCGACCCCGGTCTCGCTGCGGTCGGGGGACCACCCGGATCGACGACCAACCGGTGCGCGCCCCACCCGCGTGAGTACCCGTCGCCTGACGACCGTCCGGGCGATTCAGGCCTCGAGCGTCCCACCGCGACCGATCGTTTCGAGACGGGAACCGAGCGTACGAGCGGTCTACCGTCGACCGGTTCCGGTGACTACCGCCGGTATTCGCGGGGTACTCGGTAGCGGACACCGTCGTCCGTGGCTCGATCCGCAATCGGAGGATACTCACTCGCTCGAGGAAACGGTCGAAACGAAAACAGCATGTCGGTCCGGGAGACGATCGCTCGACTCGCGCGGTTCGACGTCCTCCTGCTCACCGCGGGAATCTGGTTTCTCGCGAAGTTTCTCCGGTACGCCTTTCCGCCGCTGTTCGACTCGTTTCAGGCCGGCTACGGCGTCTCGAACGCCGCGCTGGGAACCGCGTTCACCGGGTTCATGCTCGTCTACGCGGCGATGCAGTTCCCTTCGGGCGTGCTGGCGGACCGACT
This DNA window, taken from Natronococcus sp. CG52, encodes the following:
- a CDS encoding class I SAM-dependent methyltransferase; this translates as MGFHTYPIERADALEDPSRYRYCSREELLEMLAPTGEDVVADLGSGTGFYTDDVAPFVDAIYAVDVQAAMHDQYREKGVPQNVEFVTTEVASLPFEDDHLDGAFSTMTHHEYSSDDAFAELARVLRPGGRLATVDWSADGSGESGPPITERFSLEEAVAQLEAAGFAIESARERPETFAIAATQ
- a CDS encoding rubrerythrin-like domain-containing protein encodes the protein MVTTETIHTPIAPSAVLACFARSEPRSCRANRSRLAAVFTDPYTPAESHYECRRSGYRERTDSLGSCPDCDSALQNIAVPCG
- the purM gene encoding phosphoribosylformylglycinamidine cyclo-ligase: MTRSADDDTDGERLTYADTGVDIGASEDATAALLEAFGSDLTTEYAGLLDIGDRYLALATDGVGTKLLVAEAIEDFSTIGIDCIAMNVNDLVAAGVEPVAFVDYLAVDEPDDDLTNEIGEGLAVGLEEADLTLLGGETAVMPEVVSGFDLAGTCAGLAEKGEIFEGEARVGDALVGFPSNGIHSNGLTLAREAATREHDYTDPFPPNSDVTIGEELLRPTRIYTDLLEPMREHGVRAAAHVTGGGWTNLERMGERRYVIDDPLPAQPIFEFVQEEGNVTDEEMHRTFNTGTGFVVALPDEQAESLVDETDGQIIGRVEEGDGVEIRGLSLS
- a CDS encoding zinc metalloprotease — its product is MSYRTDTTSELSFSDKELFDLAAAWVTLSVAFALLLAPIHVVDVGVGHFVTMIGLSFVTVGVAFLLHELAHKVVAIEHGQTAEFRADYQMLFLAIMSALIGFLFAAPGAVYHRGRITKRENGLIAIAGPVTNHLLALLFLPLMLFPGILELVGHLGVLINLFLAAFNMIPFGPLDGKSVLEWNKLVFAAVFGLSLVVLAGFYLVFGFPF
- a CDS encoding TraB/GumN family protein; its protein translation is MSDAGDADVPEPPDPGSEGRGSVDVLGTAHVSQASVDDVHETVDEADPDVVAVELDESRYRQMQGGAPDDIEAKDLLSGNTVFQFLAYWMLSYVQSRLGNRFDIEPGADMRAAIDAAERNGSGVALVDRDIQITIQRFWSRLSFTEKLKMVGGLALGVTDPRTIGLTFGATIGLALGLIFGAFLAPLFGFGELLSLGITGAGTLQYVGAGGVGIVGGLLLGLIFLPSIESANRYTGGLASGFSIRLLAGVVVGIAGCLAVVWTNTFVGPFSATTFESAGGYVLRGTVGSLAGLGVGVAVGAVLGTVLEALGGDVEEIDEIDIEEMTDGDVVAAMMEEFRRFSPRGANALIDERDAYIAHKLHGLREQGYHVVAVVGAGHKAGIERYLRNPNELPPMESLTGTASGRRFSPVKIVGYLATVGFLAFFFLLIMAGVQNTFLLQLFLAWFLFNGIFAFTLARLAGARWTSAGVGGSVAWLTSINPLLAPGWFAGYVELKHRPVNVRDIQTLNTIIGDTERSMSDALEEMFDVPLFRLIMIVALTNVGSMIATVLFPLVVLPWLAPEVGGVDALMNELIRGAENSLELIRGVIT
- a CDS encoding HAD-IIA family hydrolase, whose protein sequence is MTEYEAAILDVDGTIVRGEELLPDVTDGLAALEAAGCSRLLFSNNPTRGSAHYRSKLEPHGIDIDPTAVLTSATVSAEYLASTHPNETVYLVGDDRLESILADAMVELTDDPEAADVVLGSFDSDFSYGTLWESLRALEDGASFYGTDPDVTIPVDDGLIPGSGAILAAMEAVAGREPDAILGKPSSVAATAAMNYLGADPERTLVVGDRLDTDIELGNRAGMTTAVVLTGVTDRADLESAAVEPDHVLESLADVESLL
- a CDS encoding small multi-drug export protein — its product is MTLVPLLVDVGTALEEATGILQYVLVFLFAAIPVIEILVVVPIAIGLGLNPVATGVVAFAGNVGSVYALLLFSRRIVAWWTGRRGNDGEPSDRYARARRLWDRYGLPGVALGGPILTGVHVAALVALLAGSRSRTVAVWMTIGIAVWTVLLVLGSVAGFSLLGVV
- a CDS encoding DUF7344 domain-containing protein — encoded protein: MVALDTVFELLRDERRRRYVLYYLNDRDGPVSVRELVTVIDEWEDDPAGRHDSLDTFEEIMVELKHVHLPRSSEVEFIQYDPDQGLIQIQGSPREFDALVTVARLIEKPDQ
- a CDS encoding acyl-CoA thioesterase; protein product: MTDLMETLVENREMVQPNHANMLEVAHGGNVMKWMDEIGAMSAMRFSGETCVTARVNRMDFERPIPVGDTAFITAYVYDAGTSSIKVRLITEREDLRTREREKTTESYFVYVAIDDENRPTTVPELTVSSDESERLRRAALEGENGDS
- a CDS encoding DMT family transporter, which codes for MIRFLDVSLFLLLSVLWGLSFPAISVGLEYLPPILFAATRYDTAAVLLLGYAVVRTDDWWPRGRNNLAAIAGGGLFLVAGNGLLFVGQQTVPSGVAAIIQGLVPIFTALWALALLGERLSGIGAAGVAVGFLGIGFVVQPDPNDLLAGDTLARLIIVGQVASVALGGVLVQRAGPDIGRVSLTGWSMFVGALVLHAVSLWLGELPGTDATAPAAIGAIVYLGVFSTAIAFLIYFTILEENGAFEAALVAYLVPVVATIVGVLVLGESISALAIVGFGLVALGFALLKRRAIATVVGSSIVNGRS